AGAAAACATATTCAAACAGAGCCCACCTGGAATGATGATAACAACATTAATTTTGGCTTAGGCTTCGAATACCAGCAAGCACACCAACCTGTGCGGGAACAGAAAGAGGCAGTCGGCCATGCGGTAAGAGCGGTGTATCTGTATATTGCGATGGCGGACTTGGCTGCGAAAACAGGAGATGCTTCCCTGTTAAGAGCCTGTGAAACGCTGTGGGATGATGTAACGAATCACAAAATGTACATCACAGCAGGGATCGGTTCTACTGTAAACGCGGAAGCGTTCACTTGCCATCACGATCTTCCCAATGACAGCATGTACTGTGAGACCTGCGCCTCTGTGGGGCTGGCCTTTTGGGCCAATCGTATGCTGCGCTTAGCGCCAGACCGGAAATATGCCGATGTTCTGGAGCGTGCGCTATACAACGGAACGATTAGTGGGATGGACCTGGACGGGAAACGGTTTTTCTACGTGAATCCGCTGGAGGTTAATCCTTTTCAAAAATCCAGAAAAGATCAAGAGCATGTAAAAACAGAACGGCAAAAATGGTTTTTCTGCGCCTGCTGTCCGCCCAATTTGGCACGAATGATTGCATCGGTTGAGGACAATATGTACACCCAAACGGACGATACGTTGTATACGCATCTGTACATTGCCAGCAAGGTGAACATGACTTTATCTGGTCATGAGGTTGAAATTACACAAACTCATCATTATCCATGGGATGCGGATCTAACCTTTTCGATCCATGTAACAGAGCCAACTCCCTTTAAATGGGCACTGCGAATTCCAGGGTGGTGCAAGCAGGCAGAGGTAAAGGTGAATGGGGAAACCATATCATTAGATCGTCTGGAAAAAGGCTATATCGAGATTCAGCGTACTTGGAAGGACGGAGATGTGGTAACTCTGCATTTGGCTATGCCAGTTGAGCGCATTCGGAGCAATCCGCTGGTCTCCATGAACCAGCAGCAAATTGCTCTCCAACGCGGACCAGTCGTGTTTTGCCTGGAAGAAGTGGATAATGGAGCGAATTTGGCAGGATTAAGATTGACGAAGGATAGTCTTATTACGGAAGAGTTCAGCGGAAACCTGCTGGGTGGCATTGTAAAGCTGACCATAGAGGGACACCGGGTAAAAAATTCGAATGCATTATACAGCTCGGAGCCCCCTGAATTTGTTCCTCAACAAATTACCGCCATTCCTTACTACGCCTGGTGCAATCGGGCTAAAGGGGAAATGCGTGTATGGGTTTATGAATCATAATTCATTCGCATGGGGAGAGGAAAGATCATGAGTACGAGAATTGTGAGTACAGAACCACCGGAAAAGGCAACCAGTACCGTTCCTTTTCATCGTAAAATCAGCTATTCATTAACGGATACGGCCGGCAATCTATTGTACTGTGTCATTTCCAGTTATCTATTATATTTTTATACAGATGTATTCGGTCTTTCTATCGGGATTGCCGGGACATTACTATTTATCACCCGTTTTATTGATGCTATTGATGCCCCGATTTGGGGCATCCTGATTGATCGAACGAAGTCAAAATACGGCCAGAGCAGACCCTATTTTCTATGGTTAGCAATTCCGTTCGCTGTGTTCATGGTCCTTACGTTTACGACGCCCAATTGGAGTGAGTCGGGCAAAATTGCATATGCCGCCATTACGTATATCATAGCCGGCATCCTGTACACAGGAATTAGTACGCCGATTACGTCTATTCTGCCTAACCTGAGCACCAATTCTAATGAACGCGTTGTCTTGAACTCCTTCCGCATGGTCGGGGGGAATGTGGGCTTCTTCATCGCCACGACGTTTACGTTACCTTTGGTTGCTTTCTTTGGACAAGGGAATGATCAAAAAGGATTTTCCTTAACGCTCGTTTTATTTGGAATCATGGCGATTATTATGTTTTTCATAGCGTTTGCCGATTTGCGAGAAAATGCAGCAGTGAAAACGAAATCCGTTCCCATTGCCAAAAGCTTCACAGCCATCAAACGAAACTGGCCCTGGATGCTCGTTGTAGCTGCCAACTTGTGTTACTGGATCGGTTTGAATATTCGTTCAGCTACGCTAATCTTTTATCTGCAATACAATCTGGACAGTAAGGATTTAGTACCTTTAATCAATGGACTGACCTCCTTACAGTTGATCTCGATGGTTCTGATTCCGTTTTTCGCCAGAAAATTAAGTAAAAATGCGATTATGATTATCGGATTGATATTAGCTGCGCTGGGTCAAGTCGTGATTTTAATGGGAAGTACAGACTTAACTCTCATTATTATCGGCTGGATTATTGGTGCGTTAGGATCAGGCTTTGCATGTTCTATGCCGTTTGCGATGTTGTCAGATACAGTCGATTATGGGGAATGGAAAAATGGTATTCGGGCAAGTGGCTTCCTGACCTCTATTGGAAGCGCATTCTGTATTAAAGCGGGTAGCGGAATTGGCGGATTATTGCCAGCATGGATTATGGGCAGCACCGGTTACATCGCTGGGCAAGTTCAAACCCCTACGGCGTTGTCTGGCATTCAGTTCAGCTTTATCTGGCTGCCATTTATCATCTTCTTGATCGGGATCATTCCTATGTTTTTTTATAAAAAATTCGAAAAGAATGAAGCTTCTATTCAACAAGATTTGATTGCGAGAAGATCATAGACATTCTTTTAACAAGGTTTTAATGACATATTAAGGCATTATAATACTGCTGCAAAACCTGTTCACTGAGCTGAGCAGGTTTTTCTGTTATTTTCTATTCAAATGTGAGCAAGACC
The Paenibacillus peoriae DNA segment above includes these coding regions:
- a CDS encoding glycoside hydrolase family 127 protein yields the protein MKTAKPVKHVIVDDLFWKKYKQVVAEEVIPYQWKALNDELPDTEPSHAIENFRIAAGESSGEYYGTVFQDSDIAKWLETVAFSLRDHPNPALEERADEVIELLGRAQAEDGYLNTYYLLKEPNNRWTNLRDNHELYCAGHFIEAAVAYYETTGKTKFLHIMEKYVDLIQQVFGTEEGKRKGYPGHEEIELALIKLYDVTAKDQYLKLAQYFIEQRGQHPIYFAEEQEQRKHIQTEPTWNDDNNINFGLGFEYQQAHQPVREQKEAVGHAVRAVYLYIAMADLAAKTGDASLLRACETLWDDVTNHKMYITAGIGSTVNAEAFTCHHDLPNDSMYCETCASVGLAFWANRMLRLAPDRKYADVLERALYNGTISGMDLDGKRFFYVNPLEVNPFQKSRKDQEHVKTERQKWFFCACCPPNLARMIASVEDNMYTQTDDTLYTHLYIASKVNMTLSGHEVEITQTHHYPWDADLTFSIHVTEPTPFKWALRIPGWCKQAEVKVNGETISLDRLEKGYIEIQRTWKDGDVVTLHLAMPVERIRSNPLVSMNQQQIALQRGPVVFCLEEVDNGANLAGLRLTKDSLITEEFSGNLLGGIVKLTIEGHRVKNSNALYSSEPPEFVPQQITAIPYYAWCNRAKGEMRVWVYES
- a CDS encoding MFS transporter — translated: MSTRIVSTEPPEKATSTVPFHRKISYSLTDTAGNLLYCVISSYLLYFYTDVFGLSIGIAGTLLFITRFIDAIDAPIWGILIDRTKSKYGQSRPYFLWLAIPFAVFMVLTFTTPNWSESGKIAYAAITYIIAGILYTGISTPITSILPNLSTNSNERVVLNSFRMVGGNVGFFIATTFTLPLVAFFGQGNDQKGFSLTLVLFGIMAIIMFFIAFADLRENAAVKTKSVPIAKSFTAIKRNWPWMLVVAANLCYWIGLNIRSATLIFYLQYNLDSKDLVPLINGLTSLQLISMVLIPFFARKLSKNAIMIIGLILAALGQVVILMGSTDLTLIIIGWIIGALGSGFACSMPFAMLSDTVDYGEWKNGIRASGFLTSIGSAFCIKAGSGIGGLLPAWIMGSTGYIAGQVQTPTALSGIQFSFIWLPFIIFLIGIIPMFFYKKFEKNEASIQQDLIARRS